From Oreochromis aureus strain Israel breed Guangdong linkage group 4, ZZ_aureus, whole genome shotgun sequence, a single genomic window includes:
- the LOC116325207 gene encoding cytochrome P450 2K1-like isoform X2, with protein MEHFGDFIVFILFSPTTMLGAVVLLLVLYLVSIIFISKEKRNEPPGPRPLPLLGNLLQIDLKRPHKTLCELSKKYGSVFTLYFGINKVVVLAGYETVREALVNYAEEFGERNISPILNDINQGILFANGESWKELRYFALTTLKDFEFGKRLSHKILAECSYLIQAIEEHKGEPFDTALPINYATANIIFSVVYGCRFDYNDPIFTKMVKRATHATCVTGSASVQLYNMFPRLFRWIKNRQVVLKYVETTIRDAKYLITYLKETLDPDTCQGFVDCFLIWKQKEEEFGIDDSHYSEENLIFTVIDLFVAGTDTTAATLRWGLLLMAKYPHVQEQVHEELRHVVGSRQVSVDDRKNLPYTDAVIHEIQRLANILPACLPHQTSRDVTFQGYFIKKGTVVFPLLTSVLYDESEWESPHTFNPSHFLDKEGKFVKRDAFMPFSAGHRVCLGEGLAKMELFLFFTSLIQRFCFTPPLGITEDELDLTPAVGFTTPPSSHMLCAVSRH; from the exons ATGGAacattttggggattttatcgttttcattttgttcagtCCCACCACAATGCTGGGAGCCGTTGTTCTCCTGCTTGTACTTTATCTTGTTTCTATCATTTTCATCtctaaggaaaaaagaaatgaaccCCCAGGACCGAGACCTCTGCCCCTGCTTGGTAACCTGTTGCAAATAGATCTCAAGAGACCCCACAAAACTCTGTGTGAG CTTTCAAAGAAATATGGCTCTGTATTTACTCTTTACTTTGGAATCAACAAAGTTGTGGTCCTGGCTGGATATGAGACAGTCAGAGAGGCACTGGTCAACTATGCAGAGGAGTTTGGAGAGCGCAACATCTCCCCGATACTTAATGATATAAACCAAG GGATTCTGTTTGCAAATGGAGAATCATGGAAAGAGCTGAGATATTTTGCCCTCACCACCCTCAAAGACTTTGAGTTCGGCAAAAGACTTTCTCATAAAATCTTGGCGGAGTGTAGCTATCTCATTCAAGCGATCGAAGAGCATAAAG GAGAACCATTTGATACAGCACTTCCAATAAATTATGCAACAGCCAATATTATCTTCTCCGTTGTGTACGGATGCAGATTTGACTACAATGACCCGATATTCACAAAAATGGTGAAGCGAGCCACTCATGCCACATGTGTCACAGGTTCTGCATCAGTCCAG CTTTATAACATGTTTCCTCGGCTGTTCAGATGGATTAAAAATCGTCAGGTGGTGTTAAAATATGTTGAGACGACCATCAGAGATGCAAAGTATTTAATTACGTACCTGAAAGAGACACTGGACCCTGACACGTGCCAAGGGTTTGTGGACTGTTTTTTGATTTGGAAGCAGAAAGAGGAA gaaTTTGGTATTGACGACTCTCACTACAGTGAGGAGAACTTGATATTCACAGTGATTGACCTGTTTGTCGCTGGTACTGACACCACGGCAGCCACACTGAGATGGGGTTTGCTGTTAATGGCTAAATATCCACATGTACAGG AGCAGGTCCATGAGGAGCTGAGACATGTAGTAGGAAGCCGACAAGTCAGTGTTGATGATCGGAAAAACCTGCCCTACACTGATGCAGTCATTCACGAGATCCAGAGACTGGCTAATATTCTACCTGCATGCCTTCCTCACCAAACTAGCCGAGATGTCACCTTCCAGGGATACTTTATCAAAAAG GGAACTGTTGTATTTCCCCTTCTTACTTCTGTCCTGTATGATGAGAGTGAATGGGAGAGCCCACACACTTTTAACCCTTCTCATTTCCTGGATAAGGAAGGTAAATTTGTCAAGAGAGATGCCTTCATGCCCTTTTCTGCAG GTCACAGGGTGTGTCTCGGAGAAGGTCTGGCTAAGATGgagctcttcctcttcttcacctcCCTCATTCAGCGCTTTTGCTTCACTCCTCCACTCGGAATTACAGAGGATGAACTGGATCTCACACCAGCTGTGGGATTCACCACCCCTCCTTCATCTCATATGCTGTGTGCTGTCAGTCGCCATTGA
- the LOC116325207 gene encoding cytochrome P450 2K1-like isoform X1 has protein sequence MEHFGDFIVFILFSPTTMLGAVVLLLVLYLVSIIFISKEKRNEPPGPRPLPLLGNLLQIDLKRPHKTLCELSKKYGSVFTLYFGINKVVVLAGYETVREALVNYAEEFGERNISPILNDINQGHGILFANGESWKELRYFALTTLKDFEFGKRLSHKILAECSYLIQAIEEHKGEPFDTALPINYATANIIFSVVYGCRFDYNDPIFTKMVKRATHATCVTGSASVQLYNMFPRLFRWIKNRQVVLKYVETTIRDAKYLITYLKETLDPDTCQGFVDCFLIWKQKEEEFGIDDSHYSEENLIFTVIDLFVAGTDTTAATLRWGLLLMAKYPHVQEQVHEELRHVVGSRQVSVDDRKNLPYTDAVIHEIQRLANILPACLPHQTSRDVTFQGYFIKKGTVVFPLLTSVLYDESEWESPHTFNPSHFLDKEGKFVKRDAFMPFSAGHRVCLGEGLAKMELFLFFTSLIQRFCFTPPLGITEDELDLTPAVGFTTPPSSHMLCAVSRH, from the exons ATGGAacattttggggattttatcgttttcattttgttcagtCCCACCACAATGCTGGGAGCCGTTGTTCTCCTGCTTGTACTTTATCTTGTTTCTATCATTTTCATCtctaaggaaaaaagaaatgaaccCCCAGGACCGAGACCTCTGCCCCTGCTTGGTAACCTGTTGCAAATAGATCTCAAGAGACCCCACAAAACTCTGTGTGAG CTTTCAAAGAAATATGGCTCTGTATTTACTCTTTACTTTGGAATCAACAAAGTTGTGGTCCTGGCTGGATATGAGACAGTCAGAGAGGCACTGGTCAACTATGCAGAGGAGTTTGGAGAGCGCAACATCTCCCCGATACTTAATGATATAAACCAAGGTCATG GGATTCTGTTTGCAAATGGAGAATCATGGAAAGAGCTGAGATATTTTGCCCTCACCACCCTCAAAGACTTTGAGTTCGGCAAAAGACTTTCTCATAAAATCTTGGCGGAGTGTAGCTATCTCATTCAAGCGATCGAAGAGCATAAAG GAGAACCATTTGATACAGCACTTCCAATAAATTATGCAACAGCCAATATTATCTTCTCCGTTGTGTACGGATGCAGATTTGACTACAATGACCCGATATTCACAAAAATGGTGAAGCGAGCCACTCATGCCACATGTGTCACAGGTTCTGCATCAGTCCAG CTTTATAACATGTTTCCTCGGCTGTTCAGATGGATTAAAAATCGTCAGGTGGTGTTAAAATATGTTGAGACGACCATCAGAGATGCAAAGTATTTAATTACGTACCTGAAAGAGACACTGGACCCTGACACGTGCCAAGGGTTTGTGGACTGTTTTTTGATTTGGAAGCAGAAAGAGGAA gaaTTTGGTATTGACGACTCTCACTACAGTGAGGAGAACTTGATATTCACAGTGATTGACCTGTTTGTCGCTGGTACTGACACCACGGCAGCCACACTGAGATGGGGTTTGCTGTTAATGGCTAAATATCCACATGTACAGG AGCAGGTCCATGAGGAGCTGAGACATGTAGTAGGAAGCCGACAAGTCAGTGTTGATGATCGGAAAAACCTGCCCTACACTGATGCAGTCATTCACGAGATCCAGAGACTGGCTAATATTCTACCTGCATGCCTTCCTCACCAAACTAGCCGAGATGTCACCTTCCAGGGATACTTTATCAAAAAG GGAACTGTTGTATTTCCCCTTCTTACTTCTGTCCTGTATGATGAGAGTGAATGGGAGAGCCCACACACTTTTAACCCTTCTCATTTCCTGGATAAGGAAGGTAAATTTGTCAAGAGAGATGCCTTCATGCCCTTTTCTGCAG GTCACAGGGTGTGTCTCGGAGAAGGTCTGGCTAAGATGgagctcttcctcttcttcacctcCCTCATTCAGCGCTTTTGCTTCACTCCTCCACTCGGAATTACAGAGGATGAACTGGATCTCACACCAGCTGTGGGATTCACCACCCCTCCTTCATCTCATATGCTGTGTGCTGTCAGTCGCCATTGA